From Roseisolibacter agri, a single genomic window includes:
- a CDS encoding capsule assembly Wzi family protein, translating to MVTAVVLLAGVAPVVHGQRPARPAPAWATLRPLVGAGDDRARDAQLKGDARTDGYLLRSGTANPDSAPSGLRVVAPVLRIAYNSALPYGLNDGAAWAGRGASALVRAGAELRAGRVRLVLAPELAVAANDPFEFRALDSAGHSPFASPFYVGRASIDLPTRFGDRRFARLTPGQSTLAVRVGGAEVGASSENSWWGPGQWNALVLGPSAEGFPHLFARTRRPVRTWLGEVEARALAGVLTPSIYLDAELLDTQRAFSGVAATLRPARVPNLTLGVARTVVTSIDRDGEFLGHFADAVTVWSPTPDGDARPRGDQLTGFFARWRLPEEGTELYGEWARSGTPRSVRDFFLVPHDGQAFTLGARVLRPLGAGGRAVRVQAELTDTEQSLAIRDRPQPAPFYTGLATREGYTNRGQLLGAAIGPGGSAQWLAADHVTRRTSLGLLLGRIRWNNDALYQQQNPTFLRHDVSTLLGARATYGTRAFDLRGEATWARRYNYLFQNGSANPGGRRTVDVTNLTFGLAVEPR from the coding sequence GTGGTCACGGCGGTCGTCCTGCTGGCCGGCGTCGCGCCCGTCGTCCACGGCCAACGCCCGGCGCGTCCCGCTCCCGCGTGGGCGACGCTGCGTCCGCTGGTCGGCGCCGGCGACGACCGCGCCCGCGACGCGCAGCTGAAGGGCGACGCGCGCACCGACGGCTACCTGCTCCGCTCCGGCACCGCGAACCCGGACTCCGCGCCGTCGGGGCTGCGCGTGGTCGCTCCCGTGCTCCGCATCGCGTACAACTCCGCCCTGCCCTATGGCCTCAACGACGGCGCGGCGTGGGCGGGACGCGGCGCGTCCGCGCTCGTGCGCGCAGGCGCCGAGCTGCGCGCGGGCCGCGTGCGGCTGGTGCTCGCGCCCGAGCTGGCGGTCGCGGCGAACGACCCGTTCGAGTTCCGCGCGCTGGACTCGGCGGGACACAGCCCCTTCGCCTCACCGTTCTACGTGGGGCGTGCGTCGATCGACCTGCCGACGCGCTTTGGCGACCGCCGCTTCGCGCGCCTCACGCCCGGTCAGTCCACGCTCGCGGTACGCGTCGGCGGCGCCGAGGTGGGCGCGAGCAGCGAGAACTCGTGGTGGGGCCCCGGCCAGTGGAACGCGCTCGTGCTCGGCCCGAGCGCGGAAGGCTTCCCGCACCTCTTCGCGCGCACGCGCCGGCCCGTGCGCACGTGGCTCGGCGAGGTCGAGGCGCGCGCGCTGGCGGGCGTGCTGACGCCATCCATCTACCTCGATGCGGAGCTCCTCGACACGCAGCGCGCCTTCAGCGGCGTGGCCGCGACGCTGCGGCCGGCGCGCGTGCCGAACCTCACGCTGGGCGTCGCGCGCACCGTGGTGACGTCGATCGACCGCGACGGGGAGTTCCTCGGCCACTTCGCGGACGCGGTGACGGTTTGGAGCCCCACGCCCGACGGCGACGCACGGCCGCGCGGTGACCAGCTGACGGGATTCTTCGCGCGCTGGCGCCTGCCCGAGGAGGGCACGGAGCTGTACGGCGAGTGGGCGCGCAGCGGCACGCCGCGCTCGGTCCGCGACTTCTTCCTCGTGCCGCACGACGGGCAGGCGTTCACGCTCGGCGCGCGCGTGCTGCGCCCGCTGGGCGCGGGCGGGCGCGCGGTGCGCGTGCAGGCGGAGCTGACCGACACGGAGCAGTCGCTGGCGATCCGCGATCGCCCACAGCCGGCGCCATTCTACACCGGCCTCGCCACGCGCGAGGGCTACACCAACCGCGGGCAGCTCCTGGGCGCCGCGATCGGGCCCGGCGGCTCCGCGCAGTGGCTCGCCGCAGACCACGTGACGCGGCGCACCTCGCTCGGCCTGCTCCTCGGCCGCATCCGCTGGAACAACGACGCGCTGTACCAGCAGCAGAACCCGACGTTCCTGCGCCACGACGTGAGCACGCTGCTGGGCGCGCGCGCGACGTACGGCACGCGCGCCTTCGACCTGCGCGGCGAGGCGACATGGGCGCGGCGCTACAACTACCTGTTCCAGAACGGCAGCGCCAATCCCGGTGGACGGCGCACGGTGGACGTCACGAACCTGACGTTCGGGCTTGCCGTCGAGCCGCGATGA
- a CDS encoding class I SAM-dependent methyltransferase, translating into MSEATASDAVACLVCGARAWGARLEARERQFGLPGSFTYATCTACGSLQLLDPPADLAPYYPSGYYSFDGGDDGGLVARIKAAASRYGVTGHGIVGRAAAMVAPPPTAGMHAWLARAGATATARILDVGSGGGALLRALDAAGYAHLTGVDPFLGGDARVGRVSLRRSTVEQLAREAHGAFDLVMIHHALEHVPAPRETLAAMRALLAPGGHCLVRVPLAPSWALERYADRWVQLDAPRHLVIPSERGLVALAAEVGLALDASRHDSEAIQVWGSELYRRDVTLSAGAREVGWLAKQRGRRFARRANAARRGDQGAFLFRAV; encoded by the coding sequence ATGAGCGAGGCGACGGCGAGCGACGCCGTGGCCTGCCTGGTGTGCGGCGCGCGCGCGTGGGGCGCGCGCCTCGAGGCGCGCGAACGGCAGTTCGGGCTTCCGGGCTCGTTCACCTACGCGACGTGCACGGCGTGCGGGTCGCTGCAGCTGCTCGACCCGCCCGCCGATCTCGCGCCGTACTACCCTAGCGGCTACTACAGCTTCGACGGTGGCGACGACGGGGGCCTCGTCGCGCGGATCAAGGCGGCGGCGTCGCGCTACGGCGTGACGGGGCACGGCATCGTCGGGCGGGCGGCCGCGATGGTCGCGCCACCGCCCACCGCCGGCATGCACGCGTGGCTCGCGCGCGCCGGCGCGACGGCTACCGCGCGCATCCTGGACGTCGGCAGTGGCGGCGGCGCGCTGCTCCGCGCGCTCGACGCGGCGGGCTACGCGCACCTCACCGGCGTCGATCCGTTCCTGGGCGGCGACGCGCGCGTCGGGCGCGTGTCCCTGCGACGATCGACCGTGGAGCAGCTCGCGCGCGAGGCGCACGGCGCCTTCGACCTCGTGATGATCCACCACGCGCTGGAGCACGTGCCGGCGCCGCGCGAGACGCTCGCCGCGATGCGCGCGCTGCTCGCACCGGGCGGTCACTGCCTGGTCCGCGTCCCGCTCGCGCCGTCGTGGGCGCTGGAGCGCTACGCCGATCGCTGGGTGCAGCTGGACGCGCCGCGGCATCTCGTGATCCCGTCGGAGCGCGGGCTCGTGGCGCTGGCCGCGGAGGTCGGTCTCGCGCTCGACGCGAGCCGCCACGACTCCGAGGCCATTCAGGTCTGGGGAAGCGAGCTGTATCGCCGCGACGTCACGCTGAGCGCCGGCGCGCGCGAGGTCGGGTGGCTGGCGAAGCAGCGCGGGCGTCGCTTCGCGCGGCGGGCGAACGCGGCGCGGCGCGGCGACCAGGGCGCGTTCCTCTTCCGCGCCGTCTGA
- a CDS encoding flippase: MPTSQLRPERLASGRLLVRNVGLNALGWLLPVVLALGAIPVLVHALGTERFGVLSLAWTMVGYFSLFDLGLGRALTQLVSERLGREAHDELPALTWTALWLMAPLGIAGGLAIALLAPWLVTGVLKIPAALQAESVRAFQILGLAIPFTVSTAGFRGILEATQDFARVNALRVPLALLTFLGPLAVLPWSATLPATVGVLALGRALLWWAHVVQCRRAFPPVRHVVAPHRAMVRPLLAVGGWMTVSNVVSPLMYSLDRFAVSAVLSIAAVTYYATAYEAVTRLWIVTSVLLPVLFPALAVAVQRDRAQAALLLDRGGRAGLLAVFPAALAIIALAPEWLGVWLGADFARHAAPLAQGLAVAVFINIAGQIAYTLLQATGRADVTGKLHLVELVPYLGALWALLHGLGAVGVVVAWGARVAFDTAALLWMGGRVVPEARVVLRRLAVLTLVGTPLLLLPAFLPTRALRVAYAVAALVAFAVVVWTRLVAPDERALVQAMMRARVRRGAPAVTDAA, encoded by the coding sequence GTGCCGACCTCCCAGCTCCGACCCGAGCGCCTCGCGAGCGGCCGCCTGCTCGTGCGCAATGTCGGCCTCAACGCGCTCGGCTGGCTGCTGCCGGTCGTGCTGGCGCTGGGAGCGATCCCGGTGCTCGTGCACGCGCTCGGCACCGAGCGCTTCGGCGTGCTCAGTCTCGCGTGGACGATGGTCGGCTACTTCAGCCTCTTCGACCTCGGGCTCGGGCGCGCGCTGACGCAGCTCGTGTCGGAGCGTCTGGGCCGCGAGGCGCACGACGAGCTGCCGGCGCTGACGTGGACCGCGCTCTGGCTCATGGCGCCGCTCGGCATCGCCGGCGGCCTCGCGATCGCGCTGCTCGCGCCATGGTTGGTGACCGGCGTGCTGAAGATCCCGGCCGCGCTGCAGGCCGAGAGCGTGCGCGCGTTCCAGATCCTCGGCCTGGCGATCCCCTTCACGGTCTCGACGGCGGGCTTCCGCGGCATCCTCGAGGCGACGCAGGACTTCGCGCGCGTCAACGCGCTGCGCGTTCCGCTGGCGCTGCTGACCTTCCTCGGCCCGCTCGCGGTGCTGCCGTGGTCCGCGACGCTGCCCGCGACGGTGGGCGTGCTGGCGCTCGGGCGCGCGCTGCTCTGGTGGGCGCACGTGGTGCAGTGCCGCCGCGCCTTCCCGCCGGTTCGTCACGTCGTCGCGCCCCACCGTGCCATGGTGCGCCCGCTGCTCGCGGTCGGAGGGTGGATGACCGTGAGCAACGTCGTCAGCCCGCTCATGTACTCGCTCGACCGCTTCGCGGTCAGCGCCGTCCTCTCGATCGCGGCGGTGACGTACTACGCGACGGCGTACGAGGCGGTGACGCGGCTCTGGATCGTGACGTCGGTGCTGCTGCCCGTGCTCTTCCCGGCGCTCGCGGTCGCGGTGCAGCGCGACCGGGCGCAGGCGGCGCTCCTGCTGGACCGCGGTGGACGCGCCGGGCTGCTCGCCGTGTTCCCGGCGGCGCTCGCGATCATCGCGCTCGCGCCCGAGTGGCTCGGCGTCTGGCTCGGCGCCGACTTCGCGCGGCACGCGGCGCCGCTCGCGCAGGGGCTCGCGGTGGCGGTGTTCATCAACATCGCCGGCCAGATCGCGTACACGCTCCTGCAGGCGACCGGGCGCGCGGACGTCACCGGCAAGCTGCACCTCGTCGAGCTGGTGCCGTATCTGGGCGCGCTCTGGGCGCTCCTGCACGGACTCGGCGCGGTGGGCGTCGTCGTCGCATGGGGCGCGCGCGTCGCCTTCGACACGGCCGCGCTGCTCTGGATGGGCGGGCGCGTGGTTCCCGAGGCGCGCGTCGTGCTGCGACGACTCGCGGTGCTGACGCTCGTCGGCACGCCGCTCCTGCTGCTGCCTGCCTTCCTGCCGACGCGCGCGCTGCGCGTCGCCTACGCGGTCGCCGCGCTCGTGGCGTTCGCGGTCGTCGTGTGGACGCGGCTCGTGGCGCCGGACGAGCGCGCGCTGGTGCAGGCGATGATGCGCGCGCGCGTGCGGCGCGGCGCGCCCGCGGTCACCGACGCGGCCTGA
- a CDS encoding glycosyltransferase family 2 protein, with protein sequence MTARPEEQALDADTTRTTAAHVVVIVLNWNGEDDTAACLESLARCDWPRLTVLLVDNGSPDGSGARLHARFPELPYLQTGANLGYTGGNNRGFEWALAHGADHVVVLNNDTVVEPDLITHLVEAAEADARVGGVAPKIFVHGEPDTLWYAGGDLALARGAGLHRAEYAPDRGHDAPAPVTFMTGCCFLITRHALETVSGFEESFFAYNEDVDLSYRLREAGFALVYEPRARLAHKVPPAGAEPSPFQIAQRDRNRRRFMALRAGPLVRARFAAWFYATRVGLLARYALRGDWARARAIVRGALT encoded by the coding sequence GTGACCGCGCGGCCGGAGGAGCAGGCGCTCGACGCGGACACGACGCGCACCACCGCCGCGCACGTCGTCGTCATCGTCCTCAACTGGAACGGTGAGGACGACACCGCGGCGTGCCTGGAGTCGCTCGCGCGCTGCGACTGGCCGCGGCTCACCGTGCTGCTGGTCGACAACGGCTCGCCCGACGGGTCGGGCGCGCGGCTGCACGCGCGCTTTCCCGAGCTCCCGTACCTGCAGACGGGCGCGAACCTCGGCTACACCGGCGGCAACAACCGCGGCTTCGAGTGGGCGCTCGCGCACGGCGCGGACCACGTGGTCGTGCTGAACAACGACACCGTCGTCGAGCCCGACCTCATCACGCACCTCGTGGAGGCCGCGGAGGCCGACGCGCGCGTCGGCGGCGTGGCGCCCAAGATCTTCGTGCACGGCGAGCCGGACACGCTCTGGTACGCGGGCGGCGACCTCGCGCTGGCGCGCGGCGCCGGGCTGCACCGCGCCGAGTACGCGCCGGATCGCGGGCACGACGCGCCGGCGCCGGTGACGTTCATGACGGGGTGCTGCTTCCTCATCACGCGGCACGCGCTCGAGACCGTGTCGGGGTTCGAGGAGAGCTTCTTCGCCTACAACGAGGACGTGGACCTGTCGTACCGCCTGCGCGAGGCGGGCTTCGCGCTCGTCTACGAGCCGCGCGCGCGGCTCGCGCACAAGGTGCCGCCGGCCGGCGCGGAGCCGTCGCCGTTCCAGATCGCGCAGCGCGACCGCAACCGCCGCCGCTTCATGGCGCTGCGCGCGGGGCCGCTCGTGCGCGCGCGCTTCGCCGCATGGTTCTACGCCACGCGCGTGGGCCTGCTCGCGCGCTATGCGCTGCGCGGCGACTGGGCGCGGGCGCGCGCGATCGTGCGCGGGGCGCTGACGTGA
- a CDS encoding glycosyltransferase family 9 protein gives MSTDAAPLGARILFVKLMALGDVVLASAAPAALKARDPACRVTWVCANGLAELVRLFPGVDEVLPVDAGALLRGGLGARTRAVLAAWRPLAGRRFDDVVIAHQDARYGVLALPARGRRRRMRRGTTARPLPVAGRWFADEYVRLALGYPDEGPVTRTWELADLRGRLPEGRALVPEADGRAIAVLVPGGARNALRDTPQRRWPVERYVELARRLHARGHAVVLVGDAADREVLPAFADVPVIDRLGRLRIVESTAVLEVADVVVSHDTGPMHLARLVRAPLVALFGPTSPHDFAPEDARTTVLWGGAALACRPCYDGREVAPCRDNRCMQDLGVARVEEAALAMAQSASPAEVRA, from the coding sequence GTGAGCACCGACGCCGCGCCGCTCGGCGCCCGCATCCTGTTCGTGAAGCTGATGGCGCTCGGCGACGTCGTGCTGGCGTCGGCGGCGCCCGCGGCGCTCAAGGCGCGCGATCCGGCGTGCCGCGTGACGTGGGTGTGCGCGAACGGGCTCGCGGAGCTCGTGCGGCTCTTTCCCGGCGTGGACGAGGTGCTCCCGGTCGACGCGGGCGCGCTGCTGCGCGGCGGCCTGGGTGCGCGCACCCGCGCCGTGCTCGCCGCCTGGCGGCCGCTCGCCGGCCGCCGCTTCGACGACGTCGTGATCGCGCACCAGGACGCGCGCTACGGCGTGCTGGCGCTCCCCGCGCGGGGCCGCCGGCGTCGCATGCGCCGCGGCACGACGGCGCGTCCGCTGCCGGTCGCCGGCCGCTGGTTCGCCGACGAGTACGTCCGGCTCGCGCTCGGCTACCCCGACGAGGGTCCCGTCACGCGCACATGGGAGCTGGCCGACCTGCGCGGGCGGCTGCCCGAGGGACGCGCGCTCGTGCCCGAGGCGGACGGGCGGGCGATCGCGGTGCTCGTGCCCGGCGGCGCGCGCAACGCGCTGCGCGACACGCCGCAGCGCCGCTGGCCGGTCGAACGCTACGTCGAGCTGGCGCGGCGCCTCCACGCGCGCGGCCACGCGGTCGTGCTGGTCGGCGACGCCGCGGACCGCGAGGTGCTGCCCGCGTTCGCCGACGTGCCCGTGATCGATCGCCTGGGCCGGCTGCGCATCGTCGAGTCGACCGCGGTGCTGGAAGTCGCCGACGTCGTCGTGTCGCACGACACCGGGCCGATGCACCTCGCGCGGCTCGTGCGCGCGCCGCTGGTCGCGCTCTTCGGCCCGACGTCACCGCACGACTTCGCGCCCGAGGACGCACGCACGACAGTGCTGTGGGGCGGGGCGGCGCTGGCGTGCCGTCCGTGCTACGACGGCCGCGAGGTCGCGCCCTGCCGCGACAACCGGTGCATGCAGGACCTCGGCGTCGCGCGCGTGGAGGAGGCGGCGCTCGCGATGGCGCAGTCCGCGTCGCCGGCGGAGGTGCGCGCGTGA
- a CDS encoding O-antigen ligase family protein produces MRGPVTVGGAAAASPTARVAPIRVATLLRAALWALLAGNLVRLPALTSGAREAPLSFNDLVVLLLLSAGALACVGGRSLILDGVTRRALLFAFVGGTSAVLAMPRFGLSAAEVGFSLAYLVRWLVYLCVYVLAVNTLRRRDVLAVVRTLERVILAFAAFGIFQSIFLPGFAQIVYPESALYIDWDPQGHRLVSSFLDPNFAGALIAIGLLLALARQSCGVAVSRLHIALLAVALVLTASRSSMLAAFVGVCVVVGIAGLTRRIVRIGLAFGALLLAALPALLSFARTYGKLSVDASAVSRVVSWLRALELFRDNLLIGVGFNTYGFAQRAYGYEAGRGAFSFSLDGGLLFIAVMTGCIGLGIYLGMLGGIVSRARAVWRSVSVTAEERAVAVGAVAAMAAIVVHSLFVNSLLLPLLLEPLWILWALPGVLVLDGAVAEREAA; encoded by the coding sequence GTGCGTGGTCCGGTGACCGTGGGCGGCGCGGCGGCCGCGTCGCCGACGGCGCGCGTCGCGCCGATCCGCGTCGCCACACTGCTGCGCGCCGCGCTGTGGGCGCTGCTGGCGGGGAACCTCGTGCGGCTGCCGGCGCTGACGTCGGGCGCGCGCGAGGCGCCGCTCTCGTTCAACGACCTCGTCGTCCTGCTGCTGCTGTCGGCGGGCGCGCTCGCGTGCGTGGGCGGCCGCTCGCTGATCCTCGATGGCGTCACGCGCCGCGCGCTGCTGTTCGCGTTCGTCGGTGGCACGTCCGCGGTGCTGGCGATGCCGCGCTTCGGGCTCAGCGCCGCGGAGGTCGGCTTCAGCCTCGCGTACCTGGTGCGCTGGCTCGTCTACCTGTGCGTCTACGTGCTCGCGGTCAACACGCTCCGGCGGCGCGACGTGCTGGCGGTGGTGCGCACCCTGGAGCGCGTGATCCTCGCCTTCGCGGCGTTCGGCATCTTCCAGTCGATCTTCCTGCCCGGCTTCGCGCAGATCGTCTATCCCGAGTCGGCGCTCTACATCGACTGGGATCCGCAGGGGCACCGGCTCGTCTCGAGCTTCCTCGACCCCAACTTCGCCGGCGCGCTGATCGCCATCGGGCTGCTGCTGGCCCTGGCGCGGCAGTCGTGCGGCGTCGCGGTGTCGCGGCTGCACATCGCGCTGCTGGCCGTCGCGCTGGTGCTGACGGCGTCGCGCAGCTCGATGCTGGCCGCGTTCGTCGGCGTGTGCGTCGTCGTCGGGATCGCGGGGCTCACGCGGCGCATCGTGCGCATCGGGCTGGCGTTCGGCGCGCTGCTGCTGGCCGCGCTGCCGGCGCTGCTCTCGTTCGCGCGCACCTATGGCAAGCTCTCGGTCGACGCATCGGCCGTCTCACGCGTGGTCTCGTGGCTGCGCGCGCTGGAGCTCTTCCGCGACAACCTGCTGATCGGCGTCGGGTTCAACACCTACGGCTTCGCGCAGCGCGCCTACGGCTACGAGGCCGGCCGCGGCGCGTTCTCGTTCTCGCTCGACGGCGGGCTGCTCTTCATCGCCGTGATGACGGGCTGCATCGGCCTCGGGATCTACCTCGGCATGCTCGGCGGGATCGTGTCGCGCGCGCGCGCCGTGTGGCGCTCGGTGAGCGTGACGGCCGAGGAGCGCGCGGTGGCCGTGGGCGCGGTCGCGGCGATGGCGGCGATCGTCGTGCACAGCCTGTTCGTGAACAGCCTGCTGCTGCCGCTGCTCCTCGAGCCGCTCTGGATCCTCTGGGCGCTGCCGGGCGTCCTCGTGCTGGACGGCGCGGTCGCCGAGCGGGAGGCGGCGTGA
- a CDS encoding GumC family protein, with translation MSGEANGNGTVVRVGPDPRRAATDVIDLAEIGGALRRGRRWILGAGLLGLAAAAAIVAYAPKRFAGGATVLLRSSNEGGGSLLSRLGVPAELAPASLGSAMKSPLETELQILESRAVLGTVSDSLGLQVRVLSPAGIPPWRLLAPRPYPGSFRKVRLRFERAAADRYRVTGRDVNGEVAAGRPLVTPYGTLALASGTLPPAFEVQLLDREDALERLGERVSVEKAGGEVARVGYAAPDSLSAGAVPNAVVAVYLERRRTTDRGVNQHRAEFLEAQVDSVGRQLTDAEAALRRYQESSGVVDPELVGKIDLEAASKIRESLAANQVESVALEQLLRQVGEGTMSARQLAAYPSFLRSSAINDMLGQLAELETELATLRERRTEADPEVTVMRTRAADLERQLLPMGNAYAQSLRRQRAELEGQAARFDASLSALPAEAQSFTRLTREVKRLGQTALALQTQLLDARMAAIGEGGEVRQVDAALVPKKPVFPRPSIVLPTGLLAGLALGTLGALAVGFLSPRVRTADEVGRMLGVPAAPLGAGRPLFFATIARANARLIVPLDDAELAHDAARWLGASAPAPVATTRVGGRRMAPALVGADASVLDSIGPADGDGDGFVALPPLDSGAGVAARLARGTPVVLAVRAGTARSDVEDAAAAVRLAGGELVACVVR, from the coding sequence ATGAGCGGCGAGGCGAACGGCAACGGCACCGTCGTGCGCGTGGGCCCCGATCCGCGCCGCGCGGCGACGGACGTCATCGACCTGGCGGAGATCGGCGGCGCGCTGCGGCGCGGCCGGCGCTGGATCCTCGGCGCCGGGCTGCTCGGGCTCGCGGCGGCCGCGGCGATCGTCGCGTACGCGCCCAAGCGCTTCGCGGGCGGTGCCACGGTGCTCCTGCGCAGCAGCAACGAGGGCGGCGGCTCGCTGCTCAGCCGCCTCGGCGTCCCCGCGGAGCTGGCGCCGGCGAGCCTCGGCTCGGCCATGAAGTCGCCGCTCGAGACCGAGCTGCAGATCCTCGAGAGCCGCGCGGTGCTCGGCACGGTCAGCGACTCGCTCGGCCTGCAGGTGCGCGTGCTGTCGCCCGCCGGCATCCCACCGTGGCGACTGCTCGCGCCACGCCCGTACCCGGGCAGCTTCCGCAAGGTGCGCCTGCGCTTCGAGCGCGCCGCCGCCGACCGCTATCGCGTCACGGGGCGCGACGTGAACGGCGAGGTGGCCGCGGGGCGCCCGCTCGTCACGCCGTACGGCACGCTCGCACTCGCGAGCGGCACGCTACCGCCCGCTTTCGAGGTGCAGCTCCTCGACCGCGAGGACGCGCTGGAGCGCCTCGGCGAGCGCGTGTCGGTCGAGAAGGCGGGTGGCGAGGTGGCGCGCGTCGGCTACGCGGCGCCCGACTCGCTCTCGGCGGGCGCGGTGCCGAACGCGGTGGTCGCGGTCTACCTGGAGCGCCGCCGCACGACGGACCGCGGCGTCAACCAGCACCGCGCCGAGTTCCTGGAGGCGCAGGTCGACAGCGTCGGCCGGCAGCTGACGGACGCCGAGGCGGCGCTGCGCCGCTACCAGGAGAGCAGCGGCGTCGTCGATCCGGAGCTGGTCGGGAAGATCGACCTCGAAGCCGCCTCGAAGATCCGCGAGTCGCTCGCCGCCAACCAGGTCGAGAGCGTGGCGCTGGAGCAGCTGCTGCGGCAGGTGGGCGAGGGGACGATGAGCGCGCGCCAGCTCGCCGCGTATCCCAGCTTCCTCCGCAGCTCGGCCATCAACGACATGCTCGGCCAGCTGGCCGAGCTGGAGACCGAGCTCGCGACGCTGCGCGAGCGCCGCACCGAGGCCGATCCCGAGGTCACGGTGATGCGCACGCGCGCCGCCGACCTCGAACGGCAGCTGCTGCCGATGGGGAACGCGTACGCGCAGTCGCTCCGTCGCCAGCGCGCCGAGCTCGAAGGGCAGGCGGCGCGCTTCGACGCGTCGCTGAGCGCGCTGCCGGCCGAGGCGCAGAGCTTCACGCGGCTGACGCGCGAGGTGAAGCGGCTGGGGCAGACGGCGCTCGCGCTGCAGACGCAGCTCCTCGACGCGCGCATGGCGGCGATCGGCGAGGGCGGGGAGGTGCGCCAGGTGGACGCCGCGCTCGTGCCGAAGAAGCCCGTCTTCCCGCGTCCGTCGATCGTGCTGCCCACGGGCCTGCTCGCCGGCCTCGCCCTCGGGACGCTCGGCGCGCTCGCGGTCGGCTTCCTCTCGCCGCGCGTGCGCACGGCGGACGAGGTGGGCCGGATGCTCGGCGTGCCCGCGGCGCCCCTCGGCGCTGGACGTCCGCTGTTCTTCGCGACCATCGCCCGCGCCAACGCGCGCCTGATCGTCCCGCTGGACGACGCCGAGCTGGCGCACGACGCGGCGCGCTGGCTCGGTGCCTCCGCGCCCGCACCGGTCGCCACGACGCGCGTCGGCGGCCGTCGCATGGCGCCCGCGCTCGTCGGCGCGGACGCGTCGGTCCTCGACTCGATCGGTCCCGCGGACGGCGACGGCGACGGCTTCGTCGCGCTGCCGCCGCTGGACAGCGGCGCGGGCGTCGCCGCCCGCCTGGCGCGCGGCACGCCGGTCGTGCTGGCGGTGCGCGCAGGCACGGCGCGCTCCGACGTCGAGGACGCGGCGGCCGCGGTGCGACTGGCCGGAGGTGAGCTGGTCGCGTGCGTGGTCCGGTGA
- a CDS encoding polysaccharide biosynthesis/export family protein, whose translation MRRRPYPRHSAPVTTNSSADGRSLAPRRARTIVAALGVLLAAAPVVRAQTPAGTPVPAPTAAVAGSDDPVGAGDKVVLRVWREPTWSDAYPVDATGFATLPRIGPMHVAGLAPRALRDSVRARLAVYLREPVVDVIVLRRVAVLGAVRKPDVLFVEPVSTVRDLIAQAGGIDEEGDPNRIEIVRDGERVRLGRWNDIQSTVAPVRSGDQIVVGRKGWFARNALAAVSSAAVAVSVLVSAFRR comes from the coding sequence ATGCGTCGTCGTCCATACCCGCGCCATTCGGCGCCCGTCACGACCAATTCCAGCGCCGACGGTCGGTCCCTCGCGCCGCGCCGCGCCCGGACCATCGTGGCCGCGCTCGGCGTGCTGCTCGCGGCAGCGCCGGTGGTGCGCGCGCAGACGCCGGCGGGGACGCCGGTACCGGCGCCGACGGCCGCCGTGGCGGGGAGCGACGATCCGGTGGGCGCGGGCGACAAGGTCGTACTGCGCGTCTGGCGCGAGCCCACCTGGAGCGACGCCTATCCGGTGGACGCGACCGGGTTCGCGACGCTGCCGCGCATCGGCCCCATGCACGTGGCCGGCCTCGCGCCGCGGGCGCTGCGCGACTCGGTGCGCGCGCGCCTCGCGGTCTACCTGCGCGAGCCGGTGGTCGACGTCATCGTCCTCCGCCGCGTCGCGGTCCTGGGCGCCGTGCGGAAGCCCGACGTCCTGTTCGTCGAGCCGGTGAGCACGGTGCGCGACCTCATCGCGCAGGCCGGCGGGATCGACGAGGAGGGGGACCCGAACCGCATCGAGATCGTGCGCGACGGGGAGCGCGTGCGACTCGGCCGCTGGAACGACATCCAGAGCACCGTCGCGCCCGTACGCTCGGGCGACCAGATCGTCGTCGGCCGCAAGGGGTGGTTCGCGCGCAACGCGCTCGCCGCGGTGTCGTCGGCCGCGGTCGCGGTCTCCGTGCTCGTCTCCGCGTTCCGGCGATGA